In Kitasatospora sp. NBC_00240, the following are encoded in one genomic region:
- a CDS encoding HAD-IIA family hydrolase produces the protein MADRKPIESWLTDMDGVLIHEGTPIPGAEEFLRRLQESGKPFLVLTNNSIYTPRDLSARLAGMGLNVPEERIWTSALATAKFLKGQRPGGTAYVIGESGLTTALYQAGYVLTDNNPDYVVLGETRTYSFEALTKAIRLINAGARFICTNPDETGPSTEGVLPATGSVAALITKATGVDPYFVGKPNPLMMREALNSAGAHSETAVMIGDRMDTDIVAGMEAGMETILVLTGLTAAADVERFPYRPTRVVKSIADLIEMI, from the coding sequence GTGGCAGACCGCAAGCCCATCGAGTCCTGGCTGACCGACATGGACGGCGTCCTCATCCACGAGGGCACGCCGATTCCCGGCGCTGAGGAGTTCCTCCGCCGGCTGCAGGAATCCGGCAAGCCGTTCCTGGTCCTCACCAACAACTCCATCTACACGCCGCGTGACCTCAGCGCCCGACTGGCCGGCATGGGCCTGAACGTGCCGGAGGAGCGGATCTGGACGTCCGCGCTCGCCACCGCGAAGTTCCTCAAGGGCCAGCGCCCGGGCGGCACCGCGTACGTCATCGGCGAGTCCGGTCTCACCACCGCGCTCTACCAGGCCGGTTACGTGCTGACCGACAACAACCCGGACTACGTGGTGCTGGGCGAGACCCGCACCTACAGCTTCGAGGCCCTCACCAAGGCGATCCGCCTGATCAACGCCGGTGCCCGCTTCATCTGCACCAACCCGGACGAGACCGGCCCCTCCACCGAGGGCGTGCTGCCGGCCACCGGCTCGGTCGCCGCGCTGATCACCAAGGCGACCGGCGTCGACCCGTACTTCGTCGGCAAGCCCAACCCGCTGATGATGCGCGAGGCGCTCAACAGCGCCGGTGCCCACTCGGAGACCGCCGTGATGATCGGCGACCGGATGGACACCGACATCGTCGCCGGCATGGAGGCCGGCATGGAGACCATCCTGGTGCTGACCGGCCTCACCGCCGCGGCCGACGTGGAGCGCTTCCCGTACCGGCCGACCCGGGTGGTCAAGTCCATCGCCGACCTGATCGAGATGATCTAG
- a CDS encoding lytic polysaccharide monooxygenase, with product MLKRRLTTVLLTLVGCALAGTAAAPEAVAHGSMQNPLSRVEGCYLEGAEIPKSAACKAAVAAGGTAALYDWMSLRIGDAAGQHRGLIPDGKLCSAGNEVYKGMDLARADWPATNLTSGSDFTFRFRATAPHKGTFQLFLTNSGYDPAKPLAWSNLDAQPFVTVTDPQLVDGSYVLPAKIPAGRTGRQLVYAIWQRSDSPEAFYSCSDVVFDGSGSAPGSTPVPPAGGAGAGHSHPATPTAPTTPGTGSTAGTGATSAGSPTAPAPAAPATPGGAGAVPAAAAGSTDPTPGPAPAAALTANPTTAPGTADTEGTAGSTAVADAERLAQTGSDRSLGILASIGAAFLLAGATVFALRRGRRAPGTHAR from the coding sequence ATGCTCAAGCGCCGCCTGACCACCGTTCTCCTCACCCTCGTCGGCTGCGCCCTGGCCGGCACCGCCGCAGCCCCGGAGGCCGTCGCGCACGGCTCCATGCAGAACCCGCTGAGCCGGGTCGAGGGCTGCTACCTGGAGGGCGCCGAGATCCCGAAGTCGGCCGCCTGCAAGGCCGCCGTCGCGGCCGGCGGCACGGCGGCGCTCTACGACTGGATGAGCCTGCGGATCGGCGACGCCGCCGGCCAGCACCGGGGCCTGATCCCCGACGGCAAGCTCTGCAGCGCCGGCAACGAGGTGTACAAGGGGATGGACCTGGCCCGTGCCGACTGGCCGGCCACCAACCTCACCTCCGGCAGCGACTTCACCTTCCGGTTCCGGGCCACCGCCCCGCACAAGGGCACCTTCCAGCTGTTCCTCACCAACAGCGGCTACGACCCCGCCAAGCCGCTGGCCTGGTCGAACCTCGACGCGCAGCCCTTCGTCACGGTCACCGACCCGCAGCTCGTCGACGGCTCCTACGTCCTGCCCGCCAAGATCCCCGCCGGGCGGACCGGACGCCAGCTGGTCTACGCGATCTGGCAGCGCTCGGACAGCCCCGAGGCCTTCTACTCCTGCTCCGACGTGGTCTTCGACGGCAGCGGCAGCGCCCCCGGCAGCACGCCCGTCCCGCCGGCCGGCGGCGCCGGGGCCGGTCACTCCCACCCCGCCACGCCGACCGCCCCGACCACCCCCGGCACGGGCAGCACGGCCGGCACCGGCGCCACCTCCGCCGGCAGCCCGACCGCGCCCGCGCCCGCCGCACCCGCCACCCCGGGCGGCGCCGGCGCCGTACCCGCCGCCGCGGCCGGCAGCACCGACCCGACCCCCGGACCGGCCCCCGCCGCCGCGCTGACCGCGAACCCCACCACCGCGCCCGGGACCGCCGACACCGAGGGAACCGCAGGCAGCACCGCCGTCGCCGACGCCGAGAGGCTCGCCCAGACCGGCTCCGACCGCTCACTCGGCATCCTCGCCTCGATCGGGGCCGCCTTCCTGCTCGCCGGCGCCACCGTCTTCGCGCTGCGCCGCGGCCGGCGCGCCCCCGGCACCCACGCGCGCTGA
- a CDS encoding low temperature requirement protein A, with the protein MSLPKAGPPRAEAVAAVEEAEQAGGEPSGAAEKRVTWAELYFDLVFVFAITQVSALLHHHHDWAGVAQALVVFVPVYWCWVGTTVQANIRDVDNVRDRLGIFAVGLAGLFMALALPGAYGRRGLLLGGAYWAARLVLFGMLARVPGVLRGPYGIGALVSGPLLLAGGLLDGGPRVLLWSLAALCDLSAPVVLRRRLAKVAYHPAHMPERFGLFLLVALGESIVGTGAAAAGAALDAAELLAVAAAFTISCGLWWQYFVYAADAMRHAVTVAESRRDVIRRVFQYGHLSLLAGVIAVAVGFGETVAHPGQALGGGAAGLLYGGCGLYLLSFGYTRWMMFRKVSGTRIAAACLVFVLVPVVMRLPALAALLTLAALLVALNVVEHLRVRRAAAAGAAVREAPARAVPEPR; encoded by the coding sequence ATGAGTCTTCCGAAGGCGGGTCCGCCGCGGGCCGAGGCGGTCGCGGCGGTGGAGGAGGCCGAGCAGGCCGGCGGGGAGCCGAGCGGCGCCGCGGAGAAGCGGGTCACCTGGGCGGAGCTCTACTTCGACCTGGTGTTCGTCTTCGCGATCACCCAGGTCTCGGCGCTGCTGCACCACCACCACGACTGGGCGGGCGTCGCGCAGGCGCTGGTGGTCTTCGTCCCGGTCTACTGGTGCTGGGTCGGCACGACCGTCCAGGCCAACATCCGGGACGTCGACAACGTCCGCGACCGGCTCGGCATCTTCGCCGTCGGCCTGGCCGGGCTGTTCATGGCGCTGGCGCTGCCGGGCGCGTACGGCCGCCGGGGGCTGCTCCTCGGCGGGGCGTACTGGGCGGCGCGGCTGGTGCTGTTCGGGATGCTGGCCCGGGTGCCCGGCGTGCTGCGCGGGCCGTACGGGATCGGCGCGCTGGTGAGCGGCCCGCTGCTGCTCGCGGGCGGGCTGCTGGACGGCGGCCCGCGGGTGCTGCTCTGGTCGCTGGCGGCGCTCTGCGACCTGTCCGCGCCGGTGGTCCTGCGCCGCCGGCTGGCCAAGGTGGCGTACCACCCGGCCCACATGCCGGAGCGGTTCGGCCTGTTCCTGCTGGTCGCGCTCGGCGAGTCGATCGTCGGCACCGGTGCGGCGGCCGCCGGGGCGGCTCTGGACGCGGCCGAACTGCTCGCGGTGGCGGCCGCGTTCACCATCTCCTGCGGCCTGTGGTGGCAGTACTTCGTCTACGCGGCGGACGCGATGCGGCACGCCGTGACGGTCGCCGAGTCCCGCCGGGACGTCATCCGGCGGGTCTTCCAGTACGGGCATCTGAGCCTGCTCGCCGGGGTGATCGCCGTCGCGGTCGGGTTCGGCGAGACGGTCGCCCACCCGGGGCAGGCGCTCGGCGGCGGCGCCGCCGGACTGCTCTACGGGGGCTGCGGCCTCTACCTGCTGAGCTTCGGCTACACCCGCTGGATGATGTTCCGGAAGGTGTCCGGCACCCGGATCGCCGCCGCCTGCCTGGTGTTCGTGCTGGTGCCGGTGGTGATGCGGCTGCCCGCGCTCGCCGCGCTGCTGACGCTGGCCGCCCTGCTGGTCGCGCTGAACGTGGTCGAGCACCTGCGGGTACGGCGGGCGGCCGCTGCCGGGGCGGCGGTCCGGGAGGCGCCGGCCCGCGCGGTGCCCGAGCCACGCTGA
- a CDS encoding Gfo/Idh/MocA family oxidoreductase, with protein sequence MSTAPRPPFRVGLVGYGLAGSAFHAPLIATTPGLRLEAVVTANPERRAKLRAEHPDARAVDTPEDLFADPDALDLVVVASPNRTHVPLARAALTAGLATVVDKPLAATAAAALDLCEFAESRGVLLSVFQNRRWDGDFLTARHLVETGALGRVHRFESRFERFRPKPKAGWRELADPAEAGGTLYDLGSHLVDQAITLLGPVESVYAEIDTRRDGAVVDDDSFLALTHDGGARSHLWTSAVTPLVGPRLRVLGDRAGYVKFGMDPQEAELKAGHRPDGTRPWGADEEAHHGAFGTNESAAPLPTLPGDYPAYYAGIAAALAGTGPLPVDPRDAVATLTVLEAARAGAATGTVVRLPR encoded by the coding sequence ATGAGCACCGCGCCCCGCCCCCCGTTCCGTGTCGGCCTGGTCGGTTACGGCCTGGCCGGCTCCGCCTTCCACGCGCCGCTGATCGCCACCACCCCCGGGCTACGGCTGGAGGCCGTGGTCACCGCCAACCCGGAACGCCGCGCGAAGCTCCGCGCGGAACACCCCGACGCCCGGGCCGTCGACACCCCCGAGGACCTGTTCGCCGACCCGGACGCCCTGGACCTGGTCGTCGTCGCCTCCCCCAACCGCACCCACGTCCCGCTGGCCCGGGCCGCGCTCACGGCCGGGCTGGCCACCGTGGTCGACAAGCCGCTGGCCGCCACCGCGGCCGCCGCGCTGGACCTCTGCGAATTCGCCGAGAGCCGCGGCGTGCTGCTCTCGGTCTTCCAGAACCGCCGCTGGGACGGCGACTTCCTGACCGCCCGGCACCTGGTGGAGACCGGCGCGCTCGGACGCGTGCACCGCTTCGAGTCCCGGTTCGAGCGGTTCCGGCCCAAGCCCAAGGCCGGCTGGCGCGAGCTGGCCGACCCGGCCGAGGCCGGCGGCACCCTCTACGACCTCGGCAGCCACCTGGTCGACCAGGCGATCACCCTGCTCGGCCCGGTCGAGAGCGTGTACGCCGAGATCGACACCCGCCGGGACGGCGCCGTGGTCGACGACGACTCCTTCCTCGCCCTCACCCACGACGGCGGCGCCCGTTCCCACCTGTGGACCAGTGCCGTCACCCCGCTGGTCGGCCCGCGCCTGCGGGTGCTCGGCGACCGCGCCGGGTACGTCAAGTTCGGCATGGACCCGCAGGAGGCCGAGCTGAAGGCCGGACACCGGCCCGACGGCACCCGCCCCTGGGGCGCCGACGAGGAGGCCCACCACGGCGCCTTCGGCACCAACGAGAGCGCCGCGCCGCTCCCCACCCTGCCCGGCGACTACCCCGCCTACTACGCGGGCATCGCCGCCGCCCTGGCCGGCACCGGCCCGCTCCCGGTCGACCCGCGGGACGCGGTCGCCACGCTGACCGTGCTGGAGGCGGCGCGCGCCGGCGCCGCCACGGGCACCGTGGTGAGGCTGCCCCGGTAG
- a CDS encoding uracil-DNA glycosylase, whose product MTDTVEAGVGAGLELPESWRGVLADEAGKPYFAELAAFVADQRAEHQVFPPAGQEFSALDATPYDKVRVLVLGQDPYHDDNQAHGMSFSVLPGVKTPPSLRNIFKELDADLGIPAPDNGYLMHWAEQGVLLLNAVLTVRAHEPNSHKAKGWEKFTDAVIKAVSDREEPVVFVLWGNYAKKKLPLIDTSRHVVVQGAHPSPLSAKLFFGSRPFSQINEALDGFGVDPIDWRVPDVKAG is encoded by the coding sequence GTGACGGACACTGTCGAGGCCGGCGTGGGCGCGGGGTTGGAACTGCCGGAGTCCTGGCGCGGGGTGCTGGCCGACGAGGCCGGCAAGCCGTACTTCGCCGAGCTGGCGGCCTTCGTGGCGGACCAGCGTGCCGAGCACCAGGTCTTCCCGCCGGCCGGCCAGGAGTTCTCGGCACTGGACGCGACGCCGTACGACAAGGTCCGGGTGCTCGTCCTCGGGCAGGACCCGTACCACGACGACAACCAGGCGCACGGCATGAGCTTCTCCGTCCTGCCGGGCGTGAAGACCCCGCCGTCGCTGCGCAACATCTTCAAGGAGCTGGACGCCGACCTCGGCATCCCGGCCCCCGACAACGGGTACCTGATGCACTGGGCCGAGCAGGGCGTCCTGCTGCTCAACGCGGTGCTCACGGTCCGCGCGCACGAGCCCAACTCGCACAAGGCCAAGGGCTGGGAGAAGTTCACCGACGCCGTGATCAAGGCGGTCAGCGACCGTGAGGAGCCGGTCGTCTTCGTGCTCTGGGGCAACTACGCGAAGAAGAAGCTGCCGCTGATCGACACCTCGCGGCACGTGGTGGTGCAGGGGGCGCACCCCTCCCCGCTGTCCGCGAAGCTGTTCTTCGGCAGCCGTCCGTTCTCGCAGATCAACGAGGCGCTGGACGGCTTCGGCGTCGACCCGATCGACTGGCGGGTGCCGGACGTCAAGGCCGGCTGA